The genomic window ATCACCTCATCGGCGATCAGCAGGATGTCATGCTTTTCGAGGATCGGGGTGATCGCGTCCCAATAACCCGCAGGCGGGGGCACGATGCCGCCGGTGCCCAGCATCGGTTCGGCAATAAAAGCGGCGATGGTATCGGCCCCCTCCGCCGCGATCAGGTCTTCCAGATCGGCGGCACATTGGGCGGTGAACTGGGCCTCGGACTGGCCCAGATCATCGCGGCGGTAATAATAGGGGCAGGTGGTATGGCGCACCGTGTCCAGCGGCAGGTCGAATTTCCGGTGAAACAGGCTCAACCCGGTCAGCGATCCGCTCATCAACCCGGATCCGTGATAGGCGCGCCAGCGGCTGATGATCTTCTTTTTCGCAGGTCTGCCCAGGATGTTGTTGTAATACCAGACCAGTTTTACGTTGGTTTCATTCGCGTCCGACCCGCCCTGGCCGAAAAACACTTTCGACATATGGTCCGGCACCCGGTCCATCACCATTTTGGCCAGCGTGACCGAGGCCTCGGTGCCATGGCCCATATAGGCGTGGTAATAGGCAAGCTCGCGCGCCTGATCGGCAATGGCTTCAACGATTTCGGTGCGCCCATAACCCGCGTTCACGCAGTAAAGACCGGCAAAAGCGTCCAGCATCCGCGTGCCGTCACGGTCGATGATATGGCAGCCTTTCGCGCCCGAGATGATCCGACCCGGGATGTCACCCCGGGCATGCTGGGCCAGATGGGTGGAGGGATGGAAAAAGTTCTCCCGATCCCATTTCGCAATCTCATCATTGGTCAGCATGATCCGTCCTTCGCTTCCGGGGTGCCGCAAGCTTGGGCCATGGCGGGGGTGGTATGCAACACCCAAACCTCTCCCGGGGATCGGGCCGTTTTTAACAGCATTGTGATCCGCCTGTCAGAATACAGCGCCCCGCCTTTCACTTTGGTTATGATATATCGCCAATACCCCGGGAACGCCAAAGGCGGGGCAGGGTATTGGGGAGGCAGGTTTAAGGCGGGGCGCTATAGTGGAAATATTTCGCTACAGCGAAATCGGTTTATTCCACACCATCGCTTATGGAGATTCGCGTTTTAGATCAGCAGTTTGCTGATCGATAGGCAGAGGGTTTTGATTCAGATTAAATGATTTCTGCGCTAATATTCACTATACCCCAAGAGTTTTTTTGAGTTTTTCAAATTTCTTACCTATACGTAAATTCAGGTTCGAGGGGGCCGCCTATTATGAGTATCGTTTCCCGCACCGATGCCATGGTGGAATGCGCATTGGAGCTTTTGTTGCATGATGCCGGTCCGAAGATGGATGTGGTCAAGATTCTGGTCAATCGCTGGCCAGAGGCCACCGGTCTCCAATTGATGGTGGCCTTGATCGGGGCCGCAAATGCGATTGAACAGGTCTATGCCGTCGGCAGCCCCGCGCGGCTGGATGCCGATCGTGCGATACGCCGGGCGGTGTTGCTGTCGCTTGACCTCTATGCGCTTGAATCCCGGGGTATCAGCCCGGCGCGCGGGCGCGACCTGCTGGCCTTCTGGGGCGAAGAAGCCTCTGAAGCCGGATCAGATTCCCCCTGAACGGATCGCACTGCGGGATGAAGGGCCCCCTGTGATCGGCGGTTGTCGGTTGCCGCTCCTGTGACGAGGCCTGCGGTTTTCGATGCAGGTTTGACCTGAAACATTCTACAGCACCCTGCTTTACACCCGAGACATCGCGCATCACAAATATCCCGGGGTCGCGAAGCGTGGCAGGGTATTTGTGATTCAAGTTTAAGGCAGGGTGCTTTAGGGTCGCGGCCATGTCATCCCCTGCAATCTCATTCTCCGACGATCAGGCCAGTGCCTATGATGCGATCACAGATATGCTGCGCAGCGCTGGTGTGGATCTGGACCGTGATATGCTGACACCGATGTCTGACGGTCAATCCGCCGTCATGGCGGTGATCGGCAAGGCGGGCAGCGGCAAGACCCTGCTGCTGGCCCATCTGGTCGGCGCATTGGAAAGCGCGGGCGTTGATCTGGTTTCGGGCGATTGGGAGGGGCGCAGGCGCAAAGACCGGCGCACGGTTGCGATACTGGCCCCCACCAACAAGGCCGCCAGCGTGTTGCGCAATCGCGGTGTGCCCGCAACCACCATTCACCGTATCCTTTATACGCCTGTCTATGACCCGGAATATGAGAAGGTCGCGGAATGGCTCGCCGGGCAGGGGGAGCGCCCGGAGATCGAGGCGCTGACCGATGCGGCGCTGGACCGGGCCAAAACCGTATATGACGCCCATAAATCCGTACCTGCCGCACTGGCGGCGGCCGGGCTGCGCGGGTCGGATTTCATCACCGGCTGGAAACGCCGGGAGGACCCGCTGGATATCGGGCTGGTCGATGAAAGCTCGATGCTGGATGAAAAGCAGTTCGAGGATCTGCGCGAGATTTTCCCGACCCTTGTGCTGTTCGGGGACCCGGCACAGCTGGCCCCGGTGGGCCAGTCCGGCGCGATGGTGTTCGACAGGCTGCAAGGCCCCCGCAAGCAGGAGCTGGCCCGCGTCCACCGGCAGGAGGCCGATAACCCGATCCTTGATCTGGCCCATGCTCTGGGGGATCCGTCGCTCAGCTTCGAGGCGTTCGAGCGGATGATCGAAGAGGCCGCCCGCACCGATGACCGGATTGTCGTGGCCCCCCGCGCCGATAGCGACCTGATGGCCCGCAGCCCGGTTCTGGTCTGGCGCAATGCCACGCGTATCCGGCTGATCCGGGCATTTCGCATGGCCCATAACGCGCCGGAGGATGCGCTGCTGCCCGGCGAACCGATGATCTGCGACGGGATCGAACTGCCGGTCAAACATCGCAAGAAACGCATTGATCTGGAGGCGCGCGGCCTGATCAAGGGCGCGCAGGTGGTCTATGTCGGCCCCGGCAAAAAGCCCGGGTTTTCGCGGCTGCATGTGGTGGGGGCGGAAAGCCCGCGCCTTTCGGCGGCCTCGATCGTGAAGATTGAAAAACCGGGTGAGGAAGAACCGTTTATCCCCTTCGCCGCGCGGATGGGGGCGGCGTTTCTGCATGGGGCTGCGGTGACCACCCATAAGGCGCAAGGCTCCCAATGGCCGACAGTGCAGGTCTTTGCCCCCGATCTTTATGCCGCCGCACGCTCGGGCCGGGAGGAGGCCGGGCAGGCCCTGTGGAAACGGCTGGCCTATGTGGCCATCACCCGGGCGGAAGAAAGGCTGATCTGGGTCACGCGCTATATGCTGTCAAAACCGCAATCCGTGCTGGGGGTTGAGGATCTGGCGGTGCCGGTGGCGCCGCTGGCACTGGAAACGGAGGAGACATGAAAACCATTCTGATCACCGGGGCCAGTTCCGGCATCGGGCGCGCCACGGCAGAGCTGTTTCTGGCCGAGGGCTGGCGCGTGGGTCTTCTGGCGCGCCGGGCCGATATGCTGGAGGATATGGCATCAGGTCTTGAAACCGCGCTGCCATTGCCTGCCGATGTATGCGATCCGGCTCAGGTTGAGGCTGCGGTGACTGCGATTACTGAGACCTGGGGGCGGCTGGATGTGGTGTTCAACAATGCGGGTATCTTCACGCCCCAGGGCCTGATTGACGAGATCGACCCGGAGGACTGGACCCGGTCTGTCGCGGTAAACCTGACCGGCATGTTCAACACTGCCCGCGCGGCCTTTGCCCAAATGCGGGCGCAGGCACCCCGGGGCGGGCGGATCATCAACAATGGGTCGCTCTCGGCGCACAGCCCGCGCGAGGGGTCGGTCTGCTACACCACCACCAAACACGGGGTGTCGGGCCTGACCAAGACCCTGGCGCTGGACGGTCGGGCCTTCGGGATCGCGGCGGGGCAGATTGATATCGGCAATGCCCGGACCGAGTTGGTGGATCGGTTGAACGACCGGCTGCTGGCGGAGGGCAAACCCCTGATGGATATGATGGATGTCGCTGACGCCGCGCGCTCGGTTCTGCATATGGCCAGCTTGCCGGCCTCGGCCAATGTGCTGTTCCAGACCGTGCTGGCGACGAACATGCCCTATGTGGGCCGTGGCTGACGGACAGGCCGGGCCAATGGTCTTGGTCGTCAGGTGCGGATATAGCGGAAGACCGCAGAGGCCAGCCAGCCCGCCGCTATCGCGATGACCAGCGACAGAATGCCATAGATCAGCGGGCGCTCATGGGCGAGGTTGTAGATCAACCGCTCCAACCCGACTTTGCGCACTGAAATATGGGTGTCGTATTCAGCCACGATTTCCCGGTCACGGGTCAGGAATATCCGCGTACGGTACTCTCCCTCGACCAGATTGGCGGGCAGACGCACGGATGTGTCGAACAGCGTTTCGTCACGCAGCATCACCGCCCCCTCGTTCAGCTGATACAGCCCCTCGGATGCGCGGATACGGATCAGTGCATCGGTAAAGCGGGTCTGTTCATCCACATTCATACCAACCGCCCGAACCGCGCGATTGACCGATACCCGGTGCCGCAGATCATTGGTGTCGCTCAGGACCTCGGTGAAGGGGGCTGTGGTCGAAACCGCATAGAAGCTGGGCGCTTCATCCACCTCGGCGGCGTCTGTGTTGATCCAGATGCCATAGCGGTGATCCTTGCGGCGCACGGTCAGCGGATGGCTTGGGCCCTCGACGGTGATGATGACCTGCAGCGGCCCGCCTTCGGGGATTGCGGTTTCGCGCCGCACCGCGCCAAAGATCAGAATCTCGGACCCGTCGAAATTGGTGGTAATCTCGATCTCATCCCGGCTGAGACCGGCAACAACCTCTTCTGCCAGGACGGGTGCGGGCAGGAGCAACGCAAGGATCAGGAAAAGCCGGGTCAATGTCCGGGCCCCGCACTGCCGAGGGAGTAAAGTTCGGCCGGTTCCAGCAGCAAATCGAGGGCCAGCCGCCCGCAGACGATCAGCACCATGGCGGCAAGCAGGATGCGCAGTTGTTCGGCCTTCATCTTGACGCCGATGCGTGTGCCGATCTGTGCGCCGATGACACCCCCGACCAGCAACAGCACCGCCAGCACCATATCAACGGTGTAATTGGTTGTTGCGTGCAAAAGCGTGGCAAAACCGGTGACAAAAATGACCTGAAACAGTGAGGTGCCAACCACGACCTTTGTGGGCATCCCCAAAAGATAGATCATTGCGGGCACCATGATGAACCCGCCGCCCACGCCCATGATCGCGGCCAGGACACCGACCAGAAGGCCCACGATCAGCGGTGGGATAACCGAAATATACAGGCCTGAAGTGCGAAACCGCATCTTGAAGGGCAGGGCGTCAACCCAGCCCCGTCGGCGGCGTTTTGGGGGAGGCGACCCGCCTGCGGCACGAGCCCGCCGAATGGCACGCAGACTTTCGAAAAACATCAACCCGCCGATCAGGCCCAGAAACACAACATAACATAGCCGCACCATGAGATCGATCTGCCCCATAGCGGTCAGAAGCGCAAAAACCTGCACGCCTGTGGCAGCACCAGTAAGGCCACCGACCAGCAGAACAACGCCCATTTTCAGATCGACCGTTTTGCGTTTGAGATGGGCCAGAAGGCCGGAAAAGCTGGAAGCGACGATCTGGTTTGCTTCTGTCGCGACCGCCACGGCAGGCGGGATGCCGATGAAAAACAAAAGCGGGGTCATCAAAAATCCGCCGCCGACGCCAAACATGCCTGACAGAACGCCCACAAGCCCGCCTAAACCCAACAGAAGAAAGGCGTTAACGCTCACCTCGGCGATCGGTAGGTAGATTTGCATGCGTGGGCTGAGGCCTCCGGTTCCGTTGGGTTCGTTTAGCGCGCTGCCTGCGGATATGCCAGAGTGTCGCAGGCTGGTCTGCCTGCGACAGATCGGAACAGGCTGCGATGCGTTGCTTCAGATAAAGTGATCGTGACTGCAGGGGGCCGGAAAACACCTGTTTTCCGGCCGGAATTCCCGGGAATTCCAGTCGTACATCTCAAATGCGCGTTTTGGAAAACTCCGGTTTTCCACACGGAATTCTCGAAAATTCCGAAG from Rhodophyticola sp. CCM32 includes these protein-coding regions:
- a CDS encoding aminotransferase, which translates into the protein MLTNDEIAKWDRENFFHPSTHLAQHARGDIPGRIISGAKGCHIIDRDGTRMLDAFAGLYCVNAGYGRTEIVEAIADQARELAYYHAYMGHGTEASVTLAKMVMDRVPDHMSKVFFGQGGSDANETNVKLVWYYNNILGRPAKKKIISRWRAYHGSGLMSGSLTGLSLFHRKFDLPLDTVRHTTCPYYYRRDDLGQSEAQFTAQCAADLEDLIAAEGADTIAAFIAEPMLGTGGIVPPPAGYWDAITPILEKHDILLIADEVITGFGRLGHMFASPAYGLKPDIMTIAKGLTSAYAPLSGSIMSDKVWAVLEQGTDEYGSLGHGWTYSAHPIGAAAGVANLKLIDSLGLVENAATVGLYLTTQMQAAMGDHPHVGEIRGEGMMTAVELIADRDSRRYFDPGQKITPQIVAAMGRRGVIARAMPQGDIIGFAPPLCLTREEADIIVAATTEAVAEILGKNISGSP
- a CDS encoding ATP-dependent DNA helicase → MSSPAISFSDDQASAYDAITDMLRSAGVDLDRDMLTPMSDGQSAVMAVIGKAGSGKTLLLAHLVGALESAGVDLVSGDWEGRRRKDRRTVAILAPTNKAASVLRNRGVPATTIHRILYTPVYDPEYEKVAEWLAGQGERPEIEALTDAALDRAKTVYDAHKSVPAALAAAGLRGSDFITGWKRREDPLDIGLVDESSMLDEKQFEDLREIFPTLVLFGDPAQLAPVGQSGAMVFDRLQGPRKQELARVHRQEADNPILDLAHALGDPSLSFEAFERMIEEAARTDDRIVVAPRADSDLMARSPVLVWRNATRIRLIRAFRMAHNAPEDALLPGEPMICDGIELPVKHRKKRIDLEARGLIKGAQVVYVGPGKKPGFSRLHVVGAESPRLSAASIVKIEKPGEEEPFIPFAARMGAAFLHGAAVTTHKAQGSQWPTVQVFAPDLYAAARSGREEAGQALWKRLAYVAITRAEERLIWVTRYMLSKPQSVLGVEDLAVPVAPLALETEET
- a CDS encoding SDR family oxidoreductase, giving the protein MKTILITGASSGIGRATAELFLAEGWRVGLLARRADMLEDMASGLETALPLPADVCDPAQVEAAVTAITETWGRLDVVFNNAGIFTPQGLIDEIDPEDWTRSVAVNLTGMFNTARAAFAQMRAQAPRGGRIINNGSLSAHSPREGSVCYTTTKHGVSGLTKTLALDGRAFGIAAGQIDIGNARTELVDRLNDRLLAEGKPLMDMMDVADAARSVLHMASLPASANVLFQTVLATNMPYVGRG
- a CDS encoding TIGR02186 family protein; translation: MTRLFLILALLLPAPVLAEEVVAGLSRDEIEITTNFDGSEILIFGAVRRETAIPEGGPLQVIITVEGPSHPLTVRRKDHRYGIWINTDAAEVDEAPSFYAVSTTAPFTEVLSDTNDLRHRVSVNRAVRAVGMNVDEQTRFTDALIRIRASEGLYQLNEGAVMLRDETLFDTSVRLPANLVEGEYRTRIFLTRDREIVAEYDTHISVRKVGLERLIYNLAHERPLIYGILSLVIAIAAGWLASAVFRYIRT
- a CDS encoding sulfite exporter TauE/SafE family protein, which encodes MQIYLPIAEVSVNAFLLLGLGGLVGVLSGMFGVGGGFLMTPLLFFIGIPPAVAVATEANQIVASSFSGLLAHLKRKTVDLKMGVVLLVGGLTGAATGVQVFALLTAMGQIDLMVRLCYVVFLGLIGGLMFFESLRAIRRARAAGGSPPPKRRRRGWVDALPFKMRFRTSGLYISVIPPLIVGLLVGVLAAIMGVGGGFIMVPAMIYLLGMPTKVVVGTSLFQVIFVTGFATLLHATTNYTVDMVLAVLLLVGGVIGAQIGTRIGVKMKAEQLRILLAAMVLIVCGRLALDLLLEPAELYSLGSAGPGH